GCTGATCGTGCAGTTTGTGATCGGCCCGGCGCAACCGTACAACCCGCCGCCGTACCCATAGTCGCCGGTTGCCGAGTTGGCGCTGATCGTGCAGTTTGTGATCCCCCCAGCGCAACGGTACAATCCACCGCCGTACCCATAGTCGCCGGTTGCCGAGTTTCCGGCGATCGCGCAATTGCTGATCGGCCCGTCGCAATAGACCAGCCCACCGCCGCCATATTCAGCCGAGTTGCCACTGATCGTGCAGTTTGTGATCGGGCCGTCGCAGTAGACCAGCCCGCCGCCGCCCGCACACTCGCCGGTCGCCGAGTTGCCACTGATCGTGCAGTTTGTGATCGTCGCGTTGCACCAATAGAGGCCACCGCCCCTGGCCTCCCTCCCGGTTGCCGAGTTCCTGCCCACCGTGCATTTACTGATCGTCCCGTTGCAGCCCCAAAGCCCACCGCCCCAAGTTGCCGAGTTGCCGCTGATCGTGCAATTGCTGATCGTCCCGTCGCAGTAGATCAACCCGCCGCCCCAAGTTGCCGAGTTGCCGCTGATCGTGCAGTTTCTGATCGTCCCACCGCACAAGCAAAGGCCGCCGCCCCAGTCAGCCCCGTTGGCGGTGATCGTGCAGTTTCTGATCGTCCCGTTGTAGCCGTAAAGCCCGCCGCCGCCGTTGTAAGCCCGGTTACCGGTGATCGCGCAGTTCGTGATCCCGGCACACGCCCAAACTGGCGGATGGGACCACGGGTCCCCGCCTAGTATGCCTCCGCCGTAATTTGACTTACCGTTGGTAATGGTAAAGCCGGACAACAGGCACTTATCGTCTTCTGTGCCACGAAACGTAACTACGCTGTCGTTCTGGCCGCCGTCAATGATGGTTGAGGCGACGGTCTCTTCGTCCTCCGGATCGAGTGAACGCAGCGTTATGTTCTTGCCGTCGAAGTGGATGTTTTCATAGTAAGTCCCCGTATGCACGACTAACTCGTCTCCATCGACCGCCGCATCGATCGCCGCCTGGATGGTCCCGAAATCCGCGCTCCCACCCTGTTTGACCTGATACGTTGCACCAAAGCCCGGCGTGGGCAGAAGGGCAGCGCAGCAGAGCAAGAGACCGAGGATCAGTGTCCCAGTATTCCGAGGGCCTTCAAGCGTTTGAAAAACTGTGCGCCTTCGATTCACTTCTCTCCTCCCTCATCGCGTTGCGCTAAAGGAACCGAATAGCTACTCATGTATTCATGAGCATATCATAGCCTCACAATCCGTCAAATCACTTCAGCGGTTCTATGTATCCCTCTATGATACTCGGCAGGTCCCCGAACTCCTTGCTGATCTTGAAGAGATGCTCGAGAACGTAGTGCCCGTGGATGCGATGTGGCTGCGAGAGATCGACTATCTGGACAGGGATCAGGTCCACCCGTCGAATCTTCTTGCCGACAATCGTTGCCCTGGCAAGCAGGCCTATTGACCATGAATATTTGGGCATGGGGAAGACCAGGTTGCCCAGGCTGTAAAGGACCGGCCTGCCGCTGTCCACGGCGACCGGCTGGATGACGTGCGGATGGTTGCCCACCACCATGTCGGCGCCTGCATCAAGAGCGGTCTTGACGAGCTGTCTCTGCCGTTGAGAAGGCGTAGCGCGGTCTTGGCCGCCGAAATGAAGGTTGACGAAGACCAGGTCCGCCTGCCTCTTGGCATCAGCAATTGCCGAGCGCATTTCATCAGGGTGCGCCCAGGCGCACCCCGGTCGAGAAGCGCCTGCCTCATAAGACGTTGGATAAACATCGCAAAATGCAAGGAAGGCGATCTTGGTCTGCCGGACCTCGACGACTAGGGGGCTATATGCCGCCCGGCGATTCACTCCTGCGCCCACTAGCCGTATGCCCAGGCCTCGAAGATTCTGTATCGTATCAACCACGCCGCCTTTGTAATCGCCAATGTGGTTGTTTGCGAGCAACGCCACGTCGATTGCCCCCGCGACAAGCGCCTTGCCGGCCGAGGGTTTGGCCTTCAGATAGACCGGCTCCTTCAGCCCGGGCGGAGTCGGCTTGGGGACTCTCCTCTCCGAATTGGTCAGTGGTGTCTCGAGGTTGACCACCGCGATATCCGCCTGCGACAGCAATTCACGAATCTCGCCAAAAACGTAGCCATCGCCGTACCTCTCTATCTGCCTGGCAACCTCGCCGCAGAGCGCGACATCGCCGCCAAAAACTACTGTAACAGCCTCCGTGCCAGCGCGCCCGCGACCTGAGAGACCCATCGCCAGCCAGAGCGCCAACAACATGGAGACCAAGAGCGGGCGCCTATTCTTCACCGACTGTCTGCCTCTTTTGTCTGAGCCCGATAGGACTCGAGGCGACGCCAAAGCTCGTCTAGGGGGACGCCGGACGCGATGTGTGCCCAGGGCAGAATCTCATCGCGAGACCTCGTTCGCAGCGCGAAGAACTCAGGGTTCACGTCGATCATCTCTCGCGACCTCTGCCAGTTGAAATTGGTCTCTGCCAAGCTGGATACCAGCTTCGAGATGCGCCTGTCCCCACGAGAGAGAACGCCTTGCACGAACGCCCACTTGGGCACATCCGCGTGAACCGAGACGCCCCGTGTGCCTGAAAGCCCCGTTTCTATCACCTTGATGCGACGCGCAAGCTCCGACGGAGGGAGCATGGCCTCCCATTGAAACGGCGTGTGAGCCTTCGGCACAAACGACGAAACTGACACATTGATAAAAACGTCGCGCTTGCCCAAAGACCGCTTGCGGAGACCGTGCTTCATCTGCTTCACGAGCGATACTATCTTCTCAACGTCCTTTAGCGATTCTCCCGGCAGACCCACAATGAAGTAGAGTTTCAGCGTCTCAAAACCGGCGGAGGCAATCTGCGTGGCGAGGTCGATCAATGCCTCGTCCGTGATTGGCTTTCCAAGCGCGGCTCGCAGGCCCGCGTCGCCCGTCTCGGGAGCGATTGTTATCGTCCGTTGCCCGCCACGCGTCAGCAGACTCAAAAGCTGCGGGCTGATGCTGTCCGCCCTGAGCGAAGAGACGGTAACGCCCATGCCCATGCTGAGCACGCCCTCAACAATCGATAAGAGCTCGGGGTGCTCCGCGACCGCCGACCCAAGCAGCCCCACACGCTGCCTGTGCCTCTTGATCTCAGCCACCTGGCTAAGAATCTGCTCTACACTAAGGAACCGCACCGGCCGATTGCAGAACGAGACCATGCAGAATGCACACGCCCGCGGACAGCCCCTCACTGCCTCGACAACTCCCAGATCGCCAAACTCTGTCTCCTCGCTGAAGACCACGGTATGGGCTGGCACGAGCTCCCCTTTAGGCGTCCAGCGCCTCGCCACCTGGGCACTGCCATTCAGAGAGCGGACCGCCGAAACGGTCCCGTCTGTGCCATATTCTGGCTCAAAGAGGCCCGGAATGTAAACGCCAGGTATCTCCGCAAGACGAGCTATCTGGTCTTGCCGATCGAGCCTCGCCTGTCTCGCATCAAACACCGCCCTCGCCAACTCCTGCACAGCTTGCTCGCCATCGCCAATTACGAAAGCATCGACGAACGAGGCGAGCGGCTCAGGATTGGCGCTTACCGCACAGCCGCCGGCCAGCACGAGCGGGTCCCTGAGCCATCTCTCATCCCGTCTGGGCTTGAGCCCGGCGAGCTTCAAAAACCGGACTAGGTTGGGGTAATCGTTCTCGAAGGGCACAGCGAAAGCTATGACGTCAAATCGCGAAGGCATGTCCCCGCTCTCTAGCGAACGCGGCGGCGGCACCTTTCTGCCCACGGCCCGAAGAACTCCCTCCGGCAAGAACGAGCGCTCGCAGCGAACGTAATCGAGCGAGTTCAGCGCGGCGTAGATCGCATGAAAGCCCAGGTTGGACATCCCAACAAAATAACTGTTTGGAAAGACCAACAGCACGTTCAGCTTGCCGCCGGGGTCCTTGTGAATGGCTCCAACCTCGCTTGGCGCTCGCTCCCGCCTCATCGCACTACCTCAGCCCCTCGCAATGTGTGGGAACAAAAAAGGCTGCCTGGCCCTGGATGTAGGGGCGGTTCACGAACCGCCCGACCTCAGCGCCGCAATATATTGTGGGCGATTCGTGAATCGCCCCTACACTAAACTTTCCTACCAACAACCGCGTAATCCTGATAGCCAAACAAGAAGTCATCGAGCTTCCTGAAGTTCCCCTCTACCACGCCTTCAAAGGCAGCGTCTGAATCCGCCGTAGATTCAGCCGCCGAAACGGCAAGCCGCTCACCCGGCGCCACGGGAGCCAGACGCTCCACCTCCCGAAGCTCAACGTCCGTGAGAGAGAACCCGAACTGCAAGAGCCTGGGATGAATAGGGAACAGATGAGACGGGTCGAGCAGGAAATTGTTTACCAAGGCGTAGATCGAGCGAGGGTCTATCGTCTCTATCACGACAACGCCGCCCGGAGCAAGCTTCTGGGCCATCAGCTTACACAGCCTCAAGACCTGACCCGCTCTGAAGTGCTCCACGACCTGGGCGCAGAAGATGCCATCAAGTGAGTTGTCATCGGCCGCCTCGAGAAAGGCAACCAAGTCCGCGTGTCTTACGTCAAGGCCCTTCGAGCTGCACACGCGAACCATCTCCGGATTCGAGTCCACTCCAATGGCCTCGACGCCTCGTTCTTTAAGAAGTTCCAGGAACTCTCCCCGCCCGCAGCCCAGGTCCAAAACACCCCTGCAACCCTCGAAATGCCTCAAATAGTGCTCTTGCCGCGACTTGAGAGCGGCGCTTTCACCCCTGAAACGCTCCTCGAAAATGAGATACTCGTCCTCCGTCAGCCCGGGTTCCGCCCGAGCGGCGTCCGGACCCTCCTGAAATGGAACGAGCGTCTGCGTGGGACGAGATTCCTCTAGCTTCCGCTTTACGAAGAAAACCTGATGGTCTATCTCCTTCTCGTGCTGAACAAGCTCAACAAGCTGTGAGGCGTGCTGCTCCTGCGTCTTCTGGAGGTTGCCCGTCCAGACCTCTAGCTGTTGCCTGCCCTCAGCTAGACTCGAAAGCCAATCGTTGTGCTCCTTTGTCGTGCCTTGAAGGTTGGCCAGCCAGTCCGCATGGCCGTTGACCTGAGAGCCGACATCCGAAAGCCACTCCCCATGCCCTTTGACGTCAGAGGTCATGTTCTCTAGCCACTGCTTGGATGAATCAATCTCCTTGTCAAGGTTACTGAGCCATTCCTCGGACCTCGCCAGGCCCTCCTCAGACTTAGTAAGTCTCTCCTCAGAGTTGGTCGCCCTTGCCTCGAGATTCGACATCCACTCCGATGCCTCATTTGCCCTGATCTCAGAATGCTCGATACGGGAATCGATCGCCTCTAATTGAAGAGAAAAAAACGAGTGCGTGTCCTGGACTGACTTGGACGTCGAGGCAATCTCGCCCACGAGCTGCTCAAGACGCCGCTCATCCTCCTCAAACCGCTCATCAACTGCCCGAACCGCGGCTTCAACCTCGTCCAGCCGATGCCCGTTCTCTTCAGCTTGCTGGCGAAGCACCTCCTCTGCCCCATCGAGCCTCTTCTCACATGCACCAAGTCGCTGCTCAGTCTTCTCGTTCAACGCCGTGGCGAGCTCGCTGGAACCATCTATCACATCGTTCAGGAGAGAAACGATCAGCGAACTGAACTCCCGCTGCTGTTTGAACGCATCGGACAGGGAAGAGACCGCGTCCGACATCGCACTGACGCAGGCAATCACGTCCCGGTTGAAATCCTGTTGGAGGCGAGCCTTCTGCTCCAGCTCATTCCCTCGCGAAAGGAGCGACCTTATCTGCCCTGCGTTCTCAGCGATGATGGAGGTGCTCAGCGCGTTGAAAGCCTCCTGTTGTCCGAAAAGCCCGTCGGTGTAGGTCTTCACCGCATACCTTATCGTCCTCAACCCAAGCCGCTTTGGAAGACCCGTCACGCCGGGCCTCGTTTCGGCAAGGTAGTCGTGCTTGATGCTCTCCCGGCCACTGGCCTGAGCGAGCAAGTCCTCCATCCTGTCGCCAAACTCCACGTCCTCACGCCTCGAGGAGGCGCTTGCTCCTTGCATCTCATCTTGAGCGCTCTTGAGCGTCTCCTTTCCCGATTGGAGTGCCTTAGCTGGCCCCGTCGATCGGCTCTCCTCCTCTGTAAATACTGC
This window of the bacterium genome carries:
- a CDS encoding right-handed parallel beta-helix repeat-containing protein — encoded protein: MNRRRTVFQTLEGPRNTGTLILGLLLCCAALLPTPGFGATYQVKQGGSADFGTIQAAIDAAVDGDELVVHTGTYYENIHFDGKNITLRSLDPEDEETVASTIIDGGQNDSVVTFRGTEDDKCLLSGFTITNGKSNYGGGILGGDPWSHPPVWACAGITNCAITGNRAYNGGGGLYGYNGTIRNCTITANGADWGGGLCLCGGTIRNCTISGNSATWGGGLIYCDGTISNCTISGNSATWGGGLWGCNGTISKCTVGRNSATGREARGGGLYWCNATITNCTISGNSATGECAGGGGLVYCDGPITNCTISGNSAEYGGGGLVYCDGPISNCAIAGNSATGDYGYGGGLYRCAGGITNCTISANSATGDYGYGGGLYGCAGPITNCTISGNSAAWGGGLFYCGGPISNCIVWGNEAEQGRELHRCQGLITHCCIQDWASGGEGNISDDPLFVTGPLGDYYLSCAAAGQAADSPCIDAGSDTAESLGLDEFTTSTNGVPDAGIVDMGYHYPPTPQQNPYIESSVNYPGEFAPGDLLVGFIEVHNPGADFPVDVYVAFVLPNGTVVSLTSSGLTIGIHPWASNVVLPTGLHFGPSEVIRTTVPQSPGSYLFAAALTEPGQLEFIGEPSLFPFTIRERSSASESLKGIAVGSRA
- a CDS encoding CapA family protein; protein product: MKNRRPLLVSMLLALWLAMGLSGRGRAGTEAVTVVFGGDVALCGEVARQIERYGDGYVFGEIRELLSQADIAVVNLETPLTNSERRVPKPTPPGLKEPVYLKAKPSAGKALVAGAIDVALLANNHIGDYKGGVVDTIQNLRGLGIRLVGAGVNRRAAYSPLVVEVRQTKIAFLAFCDVYPTSYEAGASRPGCAWAHPDEMRSAIADAKRQADLVFVNLHFGGQDRATPSQRQRQLVKTALDAGADMVVGNHPHVIQPVAVDSGRPVLYSLGNLVFPMPKYSWSIGLLARATIVGKKIRRVDLIPVQIVDLSQPHRIHGHYVLEHLFKISKEFGDLPSIIEGYIEPLK
- a CDS encoding methyltransferase domain-containing protein codes for the protein MIDSNVANDPFARYVSRLKDARLERLNAVFTEEESRSTGPAKALQSGKETLKSAQDEMQGASASSRREDVEFGDRMEDLLAQASGRESIKHDYLAETRPGVTGLPKRLGLRTIRYAVKTYTDGLFGQQEAFNALSTSIIAENAGQIRSLLSRGNELEQKARLQQDFNRDVIACVSAMSDAVSSLSDAFKQQREFSSLIVSLLNDVIDGSSELATALNEKTEQRLGACEKRLDGAEEVLRQQAEENGHRLDEVEAAVRAVDERFEEDERRLEQLVGEIASTSKSVQDTHSFFSLQLEAIDSRIEHSEIRANEASEWMSNLEARATNSEERLTKSEEGLARSEEWLSNLDKEIDSSKQWLENMTSDVKGHGEWLSDVGSQVNGHADWLANLQGTTKEHNDWLSSLAEGRQQLEVWTGNLQKTQEQHASQLVELVQHEKEIDHQVFFVKRKLEESRPTQTLVPFQEGPDAARAEPGLTEDEYLIFEERFRGESAALKSRQEHYLRHFEGCRGVLDLGCGRGEFLELLKERGVEAIGVDSNPEMVRVCSSKGLDVRHADLVAFLEAADDNSLDGIFCAQVVEHFRAGQVLRLCKLMAQKLAPGGVVVIETIDPRSIYALVNNFLLDPSHLFPIHPRLLQFGFSLTDVELREVERLAPVAPGERLAVSAAESTADSDAAFEGVVEGNFRKLDDFLFGYQDYAVVGRKV
- a CDS encoding radical SAM protein, translating into MRRERAPSEVGAIHKDPGGKLNVLLVFPNSYFVGMSNLGFHAIYAALNSLDYVRCERSFLPEGVLRAVGRKVPPPRSLESGDMPSRFDVIAFAVPFENDYPNLVRFLKLAGLKPRRDERWLRDPLVLAGGCAVSANPEPLASFVDAFVIGDGEQAVQELARAVFDARQARLDRQDQIARLAEIPGVYIPGLFEPEYGTDGTVSAVRSLNGSAQVARRWTPKGELVPAHTVVFSEETEFGDLGVVEAVRGCPRACAFCMVSFCNRPVRFLSVEQILSQVAEIKRHRQRVGLLGSAVAEHPELLSIVEGVLSMGMGVTVSSLRADSISPQLLSLLTRGGQRTITIAPETGDAGLRAALGKPITDEALIDLATQIASAGFETLKLYFIVGLPGESLKDVEKIVSLVKQMKHGLRKRSLGKRDVFINVSVSSFVPKAHTPFQWEAMLPPSELARRIKVIETGLSGTRGVSVHADVPKWAFVQGVLSRGDRRISKLVSSLAETNFNWQRSREMIDVNPEFFALRTRSRDEILPWAHIASGVPLDELWRRLESYRAQTKEADSR